A window of the Lactuca sativa cultivar Salinas chromosome 5, Lsat_Salinas_v11, whole genome shotgun sequence genome harbors these coding sequences:
- the LOC128134215 gene encoding uncharacterized protein LOC128134215: MESTQNGLGNDNPQLDPHVIESVSEITAAPEPITMAGVQAMVQTMLDQQMEETKRLLQQSKVELTVPVRQIPTLEITIGVAKAVEEVINGGIANKKNSRKSGEEVTCFKCGKHGHYADECPFNERVCYECNEEGHFKQDCPKREEHTKPNVPLKHYERCDEEVTCYKCGKTGHYANKCVSKKRVCYKCREERHLSKDFPKKKEGARLNALSQPKA; this comes from the exons atggaaaGCACACAAAATGGATTGGGAAACGATAACCCGCAGCTTGATCCGCACGTGATTGAGAGTGTATCAGAAATaacagctgcacctgagccaatcacgatggcaggaGTTCAAGCAATGGtacagacgatgttggatcaacAGATGGAAGAGACaaaacgtttacttcaacaaagtaaggtcGAACTTACTGTGCCAGTACGCCAGATACCTACTCTTGAGATAACTATCGGGGTTGCTAAGGCAGTTGAAGAAGTGATCAACGGTGGTatcgccaacaag aaaaactCTAGAAAAAGTGGCGAGGAGGTAACATGttttaagtgtggaaagcatggtcATTACGCCGACGAATGTCCATTCAACGAAAGGGTATGTtatgaatgtaatgaggaagggcacttcaagcaggATTGCCCAAAGAGGGAAGAAcatacaaagccaaatgtgccactGAAGCATTATGAGAGATGTGACGAAGAGgtgacttgttacaaatgtggaaagacagggcattacgccaacaagtgTGTTTCCAAAAAGAGGGTGTGCTATAAATGCCGAGAAGAAAGGCATTTATCTAAGGACTTCCCGAAGAAGAAAGAAGGAGCAAGACTAAATGCACTGTCACAGCCAAAGGCATGA